One Trachemys scripta elegans isolate TJP31775 chromosome 4, CAS_Tse_1.0, whole genome shotgun sequence genomic region harbors:
- the LOC117876035 gene encoding olfactory receptor 4S2-like: protein MANISSVTEFVLLGLSQNQKLQKMCFVLFLCFYISIVLGNLLIVLTIVSSQHLNSPMYFFLSYLSFVDICYSSVTAPKMIADFLTEKKIISFIGCIAQLFGVHFFGCTEIFILTVMAYDRYIAICKPLHYTTIMTRRVCGQMVVASWVGGFVHSMVQTLITTQLPFCGPNEIDHYFCDVHPLLQLACADTYVVGIIVVANSGMIALGCFLLLVISYIVILISLRTHSSEGRRKALSTCGSHIAVVILFFGPCTFTYIRPSSHLSEDKMVAVFYTVITPMLNPLIYTLRNEEVKSAMRKLWSRKVMSDGKSIG from the coding sequence ATGGCGAATATAAGCAGTGTGACTGAATTTGTCCTCTTGGGCCTCTCCCAGAATCAGAAGCTGCAGAAAATGTGTTTTGTGCTGTTTTTATGCTTCTATATAAGCATTGTTCTTGGAAACCTCCTCATTGTTCTCACTATAGTTAGCAGTCAGCATCTGAACTcacccatgtatttcttcctgaGTTACCTATCCTTTGTAGACATCTGCTACTCTTCTGTCACAGCCCCTAAAATGATTGCAGACTTCCTCactgagaaaaaaataatctccTTCATTGGCTGCATAGCACAGCTGTTCGGAGTCCATTTCTTTGGTTGCACTGAGATCTTCATCCTCACAGTGATGGCCTACGATCGCTACATTGCAATCTGCAAACCCCTCCACTACACAACCATCATGACCAGGCGTGTATGTGGCCAGATGGTGGTGGCCTCATGGGTAGGGGGCTTTGTGCATTCCATGGTACAGACTCTTATAACCACCCAGTTACCCTTCTGTGGGCCCAATGAGATTGACCATTATTTCTGTGATGTTCACCCTTTGCTACAACTGGCTTGTGCCGACACCTATGTTGTCGGCATCATAGTTGTTGCTAATAGTGGGATGATTGCTTTGGGTTGTTTCCTTCTCTTGGTTATATCCTACATTGTGATTTTAATCTCCTTAAGGACACATTCTTCTGAAGGGCGTCGTAAAGCTCTCTCCACCTGTGGCTCCCATATTGCtgtagtgattttattttttgggccTTGCACGTTCACCTACATCCGACCTTCTAGCCACTTATCAGAGGACAAGATGGTTGCTGTGTTCTACACCGTTATCACCCCCATGCTGAATCCGCTGATCTACACACTAAGAAATGAGGAGgtgaaaagtgccatgagaaaaTTATGGAGCAGAAAAGTGATGTCAGATGGGAAATCAATAGGGTGA